The proteins below come from a single Candidatus Chlamydia sanziniae genomic window:
- a CDS encoding YtxH domain-containing protein, whose protein sequence is MFRCNRKCKKIKNKRCRWLRGVLFGGLIATLLTCLFTPKSGIQLRKKISKVKNTGAKKGKTLLKNSKQHTKAFLQHTKLLAKNISKEVKNFSKAIIDENKD, encoded by the coding sequence ATGTTTAGGTGTAATCGTAAATGTAAAAAAATCAAAAACAAACGTTGTCGTTGGTTACGTGGGGTACTATTCGGTGGACTTATCGCCACCCTTCTGACTTGTCTATTTACCCCCAAAAGTGGGATACAATTACGTAAAAAAATCTCTAAAGTTAAAAATACAGGAGCCAAAAAAGGCAAAACCTTACTGAAAAATTCGAAGCAACATACAAAAGCCTTTTTGCAACACACCAAATTACTAGCAAAAAATATCTCTAAAGAAGTGAAAAATTTTAGTAAAGCAATCATTGACGAAAATAAAGATTAA
- a CDS encoding polymorphic outer membrane protein middle domain-containing protein, with amino-acid sequence MHYIQFWRLIFFSLSIQVSYVIANEVFLPLSGIHSGEDPQLFTLISSSPNQTTYSIRKDLILCDFPGKFFHKHGGAFRNLQGELVFTNATPFATLTFRNLCLGAQGVGVFSHNNVTFKGLRSLTADNNESLGGVLSSEGDLSFLKNHRMLFQNNISSGSGGAILLSGTKTHMLLFQGQQNTIAFLNNKALTTNSLMDICSGGAVSNTTPGGEITFTHNANILFQNNEAVFGGGLSSHQGTVMFSNNLLPIIFLDNQAQSGGAIYASLCHFSSQQGPIFFTNNKAQNSGGAIHATTVLFEDNDAPIVFEGNSATRGGAITTTSCHLTAKQSMRFINNTAFNTNGGGAIYLEGPGTRLFLHAHCGDIEFYGNTVVEEHKQTKEKNNAIFIKGHPHSISLKASQDHRLVFYDPVVMTTSSSYPLHINDFKDNGPAGNVIFSGARLSPQQLKNQENKTSIFNQPVHLHSGVLSIEGGAILAVQEFSQYGGVVTLGPGSLLTTYNNDSKKSIAISHFGFNLENLNSNLPAEIRAPGPIIIRFLEKPEIYDPYRIFYENHEQASKTYELAVVIKSKKVVTAPSHHSAGSDLPMPYVIPNSPYTGYGYQGSWSFSWSFQNDTKKKKTLKASWHPTGEFILNPERIGKLVPTTLWSTFSGLHATYNAVINNYLNNNVVIPVKHLSIFGGPISSLVEQSDSSNSFSLKHQGHTVGLRLPFFSDTILCAAFSQLHGSSSQKNIPAKIHSHTLLGTLALTKNWRSLSLRSSLSYTEDSQVMKHPFQHKGTSRGSWRNYGWGGTVGISYAYPKGIRWLKITPFIDLDYTALTQNAFVETGYDPRYFASSTLCNVSLPTGIALELRLFGMHSSALIHMSMAYIKDLHRTSPRTSASLVLNQHAWEVPSISVGQEAINVKVHSTVKYKALTMYLGISSTQREGNNLATDAHAGLSLSF; translated from the coding sequence ATGCATTACATCCAATTTTGGAGACTCATATTTTTTTCTCTAAGTATTCAAGTATCGTATGTAATAGCGAACGAGGTATTCCTTCCTTTATCGGGAATACACTCAGGAGAAGATCCTCAACTATTCACCTTGATTAGTTCTTCTCCAAATCAAACTACATATTCCATTCGCAAAGACCTCATACTCTGTGATTTTCCAGGAAAATTCTTTCATAAACATGGGGGTGCTTTTCGTAATTTACAAGGAGAACTTGTCTTTACTAACGCGACTCCTTTTGCCACTCTTACTTTTCGTAATCTTTGTTTAGGAGCTCAAGGAGTGGGAGTCTTTTCTCACAACAATGTTACCTTTAAAGGTCTTCGTTCTCTAACTGCGGATAACAACGAGAGCCTTGGTGGTGTGCTGAGTTCAGAAGGCGATCTGTCATTTTTAAAGAATCACCGTATGTTGTTCCAAAATAATATAAGCTCCGGTTCAGGAGGAGCTATCCTTCTTTCTGGGACTAAAACACATATGCTTCTATTCCAAGGTCAGCAAAACACCATAGCCTTTTTGAATAACAAAGCTCTGACAACAAATAGCTTAATGGATATTTGTTCGGGAGGGGCTGTTAGCAATACTACCCCTGGGGGGGAGATCACTTTTACTCATAATGCAAATATTTTATTTCAAAATAATGAAGCAGTATTCGGTGGAGGATTGTCCAGTCATCAAGGCACTGTAATGTTCTCTAACAATCTTCTCCCGATAATTTTTTTAGATAACCAAGCACAGTCAGGAGGGGCTATCTATGCTTCCCTTTGCCACTTCTCCTCGCAGCAAGGACCTATATTCTTCACTAACAACAAAGCGCAAAACTCTGGAGGGGCGATTCACGCCACCACAGTTTTATTCGAAGATAATGACGCTCCTATTGTCTTTGAAGGAAACTCAGCAACAAGAGGGGGGGCGATAACGACAACCTCATGTCACCTGACTGCAAAACAGTCTATGCGTTTTATAAACAACACCGCATTTAACACTAACGGAGGCGGGGCAATTTATTTAGAAGGACCTGGCACGCGGTTATTTTTGCATGCACATTGCGGCGATATAGAATTTTACGGCAATACAGTAGTAGAAGAGCATAAACAAACTAAAGAAAAAAACAATGCCATTTTTATTAAAGGTCATCCTCATTCTATTTCACTAAAAGCAAGTCAAGACCATCGTTTAGTTTTTTATGATCCCGTGGTTATGACAACATCAAGCTCCTATCCTTTACACATCAATGACTTTAAAGACAATGGGCCTGCGGGGAATGTCATTTTCTCTGGGGCGCGTCTCTCTCCCCAACAACTAAAAAATCAGGAGAATAAAACCTCGATCTTCAACCAGCCTGTACACTTACATTCCGGAGTTCTTTCTATAGAGGGTGGAGCCATTCTTGCTGTGCAAGAATTTTCTCAATACGGAGGAGTAGTAACGCTTGGGCCTGGTTCTTTGCTAACCACTTACAATAATGATTCTAAAAAAAGTATTGCAATTTCTCATTTTGGATTTAATTTAGAGAACCTTAATTCTAATCTTCCTGCAGAGATCCGAGCACCCGGACCGATCATTATCCGGTTTTTAGAGAAGCCTGAGATTTATGATCCTTATAGAATTTTTTATGAAAACCATGAACAAGCTTCTAAAACTTATGAACTTGCTGTTGTTATAAAATCTAAAAAAGTAGTGACAGCCCCTTCCCATCACTCGGCAGGCAGTGATTTGCCCATGCCTTATGTAATCCCTAATTCTCCGTATACAGGATATGGTTATCAAGGTTCATGGAGCTTCTCATGGTCTTTCCAAAACGATACGAAGAAGAAAAAAACCTTAAAAGCTTCCTGGCATCCTACAGGCGAGTTTATCCTCAATCCTGAGAGGATAGGTAAACTTGTTCCTACAACCCTGTGGTCTACTTTTTCTGGATTACATGCTACTTATAATGCAGTTATAAATAATTATCTTAATAACAATGTAGTAATTCCGGTTAAACACCTAAGTATCTTTGGAGGTCCTATCTCGAGTCTTGTAGAACAGTCGGACTCTAGCAATAGTTTTTCTTTAAAACATCAGGGTCATACTGTCGGTTTACGCTTGCCCTTCTTTTCTGACACTATACTTTGTGCTGCTTTCTCCCAACTCCATGGTTCTTCATCACAAAAAAATATCCCAGCGAAAATCCATTCTCATACGCTATTAGGAACCTTAGCGTTAACAAAAAATTGGCGTTCGTTATCTCTGAGATCTTCGCTTAGTTATACTGAAGATTCCCAAGTGATGAAACATCCTTTTCAGCATAAAGGGACCTCACGAGGTTCATGGAGAAATTATGGTTGGGGAGGAACTGTAGGCATTTCCTACGCCTATCCTAAAGGGATTCGCTGGCTTAAAATTACTCCTTTTATAGATCTTGATTATACAGCCTTAACACAAAATGCTTTTGTTGAAACAGGTTATGATCCTCGTTACTTCGCTTCTTCAACACTATGCAATGTCTCTCTACCTACAGGGATCGCTTTGGAACTTCGCCTTTTTGGAATGCATTCCTCAGCTCTTATTCACATGAGTATGGCCTATATCAAAGACTTACATAGAACTTCTCCTAGAACATCAGCTTCTCTAGTATTAAATCAGCATGCGTGGGAAGTTCCTAGTATTTCCGTAGGTCAAGAAGCGATCAATGTGAAAGTTCATAGCACAGTCAAATACAAAGCCCTCACGATGTATTTAGGAATTTCGAGCACACAACGTGAAGGGAACAATCTTGCTACCGATGCACATGCGGGTCTTTCCTTAAGCTTCTAA
- the nrdR gene encoding transcriptional regulator NrdR codes for MQCPFCNHGELKVIDSRNALEANAIKRRRECLKCCQRFTTFETVELTLQVLKRDGRYENFQESKLIHGLNAASSHTRIGQDQVHAIASNVKSELLGKQNREISTKEIGELVMKYLKKADMIAYIRFACVYRRFKDVGELMEVLLSATPDMEK; via the coding sequence GTGCAGTGTCCTTTTTGCAATCATGGGGAGTTGAAAGTTATAGATTCAAGAAACGCTCTGGAAGCTAATGCTATTAAAAGGCGTCGTGAATGTTTGAAATGTTGTCAACGTTTTACTACATTTGAAACCGTTGAACTCACACTTCAAGTATTAAAGCGAGACGGACGTTATGAAAACTTCCAAGAATCGAAATTAATTCATGGATTAAATGCGGCTTCTAGCCATACGCGTATAGGCCAAGATCAAGTTCATGCTATAGCTTCTAATGTTAAATCTGAACTTCTTGGTAAACAAAATAGGGAAATTTCTACCAAAGAAATTGGCGAACTAGTAATGAAATATCTTAAAAAGGCAGACATGATTGCTTATATTCGATTTGCTTGCGTCTATCGTAGATTCAAGGACGTAGGTGAGTTAATGGAAGTACTTTTATCTGCCACTCCAGATATGGAAAAATAA
- a CDS encoding amino acid carrier protein, with translation MNGFVRFLITFDDFFWSYIAFLIIIILGCGLSWKSRFSQFTKFPQFCKLFHHYSKNACKNSSAHGVHPLKVFFASAGGNIGIGNVVGIVTALCLGGPGALFWVWIAGIFGSIVKYSEVYLGIKFRKLDSDGTYQGGPMYFLTKAFKTPVISVIVALLLCVYGVEIYQFSVIADSLAHCWDLPKIYPTLGLLFLVIYAVQGGLQRIGKICTLVLPFFMTLYCSLALYIFIKEFHHLPRLLSTVFSSAFTGHSALGGFTGCTVATTIHQGISRAAYSGDIGIGFDSIIQSESAAKDPSTQAQLSIVGIAVDNLICTLSLLMVLVSGSWSLGFENASQTVEHTLTTYFPLVKFFLPTFLFVTGYTTIISYFLVGKKCAKFLYGNVGAKIYTLYGICVLPLFSFLNQNTALLIMSVSGTLLLCFNLFGVFLLQKEIQFPKKLSFLGEESLPPL, from the coding sequence ATGAATGGATTCGTGCGTTTTCTAATTACCTTTGATGACTTTTTTTGGTCTTATATCGCCTTTCTGATCATCATTATCCTAGGATGTGGTTTATCTTGGAAATCTCGATTCTCCCAATTCACAAAGTTTCCACAATTTTGCAAACTCTTTCATCATTATTCTAAAAATGCATGTAAAAACTCCTCTGCACATGGTGTTCATCCCCTCAAGGTCTTCTTTGCTTCTGCAGGCGGCAATATCGGCATCGGAAACGTCGTTGGAATTGTCACTGCTCTATGCCTTGGAGGACCCGGAGCTCTATTTTGGGTATGGATCGCAGGAATTTTTGGTTCAATAGTCAAGTATTCTGAGGTTTACCTTGGAATTAAGTTTCGCAAATTAGATAGTGATGGGACCTATCAAGGTGGGCCTATGTATTTTCTTACTAAAGCCTTCAAAACTCCTGTGATTTCTGTAATTGTTGCTCTCTTACTTTGCGTCTATGGAGTAGAAATTTATCAATTCTCAGTCATTGCTGATAGCTTAGCACATTGCTGGGATCTTCCTAAAATCTATCCCACACTTGGGCTCTTATTTCTCGTGATCTACGCAGTTCAAGGTGGCTTACAAAGAATAGGAAAAATCTGTACTCTTGTTCTACCTTTCTTTATGACTCTCTATTGCAGTCTAGCTCTTTATATCTTTATTAAAGAATTTCATCATCTCCCTCGCCTCCTTTCAACAGTTTTCTCCTCAGCATTTACTGGTCATAGTGCCCTAGGAGGCTTTACAGGATGTACAGTAGCGACAACTATTCATCAGGGCATCTCTCGTGCTGCCTATTCTGGAGATATTGGCATAGGGTTTGATTCTATAATACAAAGCGAAAGCGCAGCAAAAGACCCCAGTACGCAAGCTCAGTTAAGTATTGTTGGAATCGCTGTTGATAATCTTATCTGTACTCTAAGCCTCCTTATGGTTCTTGTTTCAGGATCTTGGTCTTTAGGCTTTGAAAATGCTTCCCAAACTGTAGAGCATACCCTAACAACCTACTTCCCGTTGGTGAAATTCTTCCTACCGACTTTCCTTTTTGTTACGGGATACACCACGATCATTTCTTATTTCCTCGTGGGGAAAAAGTGTGCAAAGTTTCTTTACGGAAACGTGGGAGCAAAAATCTACACCCTTTATGGAATTTGTGTTCTTCCCCTTTTTAGCTTTCTTAACCAAAATACCGCCCTCTTGATTATGTCGGTTTCCGGCACTCTCCTTCTATGCTTCAATCTATTTGGAGTTTTCCTATTACAGAAAGAAATCCAATTCCCCAAGAAGCTTTCTTTTTTGGGGGAAGAGTCCTTGCCTCCCTTATAA
- a CDS encoding TraR/DksA family transcriptional regulator: MPLSDEEIEQFKQRLLEMKAKLSHTLEGNAQEVKKPNEATGYSQHQADQGTDTFDRTISLEVTTKEYELLRQINRALEKITDDSYGICDVSGEEIPLARLIAIPYATMTVKAQEQFEKGLFSGN, from the coding sequence ATGCCCCTATCAGATGAAGAAATAGAACAGTTTAAGCAAAGACTTTTAGAAATGAAAGCTAAATTATCCCATACGCTTGAAGGAAATGCTCAAGAAGTAAAAAAACCTAATGAAGCTACAGGATATTCTCAACATCAAGCAGACCAAGGCACCGATACTTTTGATCGTACCATTAGCTTAGAAGTGACCACAAAAGAGTATGAACTCTTAAGACAAATTAACCGAGCATTAGAAAAAATTACTGATGATTCCTATGGCATATGTGATGTCAGTGGAGAAGAAATTCCTTTAGCTCGGCTTATAGCAATTCCTTATGCTACAATGACAGTCAAAGCCCAAGAACAATTTGAAAAGGGACTTTTTTCCGGAAATTAA
- the lspA gene encoding signal peptidase II, with amino-acid sequence MATRFRTTLFSIAFLVLIDWITKLAILLQYKGLYPSPYPLLYVRSWGHFSFSLLPTFNEGAAFGLFARYKYFLFIFRICIILGILIYLFFKKNSFKPPTRVALILLCSGAIGNVGDVLFYGHVIDFIALNYKRWAFPTFNLADVFISLGTLLLVYKFYFPTKQKEK; translated from the coding sequence ATGGCTACCCGTTTTCGCACTACATTGTTCTCGATCGCTTTTCTTGTTTTAATTGATTGGATTACGAAGTTAGCCATCTTACTGCAATATAAAGGACTCTATCCAAGCCCCTACCCCCTACTCTATGTCCGTAGCTGGGGGCACTTCTCTTTCTCACTCCTGCCTACCTTCAATGAAGGTGCTGCTTTTGGGTTATTTGCACGTTATAAATATTTTTTATTCATTTTCCGTATTTGTATCATCTTAGGGATCTTGATCTATCTCTTTTTTAAAAAGAATTCCTTTAAACCCCCTACACGAGTTGCCCTTATTCTGCTTTGCTCAGGAGCTATAGGGAATGTCGGGGATGTTCTTTTTTACGGACACGTCATTGATTTCATTGCTCTCAACTACAAACGTTGGGCTTTCCCTACATTTAATCTTGCTGATGTGTTTATTTCTCTAGGGACTCTTTTACTCGTTTATAAATTTTATTTTCCTACAAAACAAAAAGAAAAATAG